One window from the genome of Oncorhynchus kisutch isolate 150728-3 linkage group LG21, Okis_V2, whole genome shotgun sequence encodes:
- the LOC109886312 gene encoding polysialoglycoprotein-like yields the protein MAVTFGLSLSVSWICCLLIGGITCFTLKGNAHGHPAYTGPEPTGSYAQASVVSGPNAKATGQNATSAEATGHNATSAEATGHNATSAEATGHNATSAEATGHNAMSSVKSGPGASAEATGPSASAEATGPGASAEATGPGASAVASGPGTSAVATGPGASAEATGPRASSAEATGHNVTSAEATGHNAMSSVKSGPGASVEATGPGASATVGLE from the exons ATGGCTGTGACTTTTGGACTCTCTTTGAG tgtttcTTGGATTTGTTGCCTGCTAATTGGAGGGATAACTTGTTTTACACTTAAAG GTAACGCTCATGGGCATCCTGCCTACACTGGACCTGAACCAACTGGATCGTATGCCCAAGCAagtgtggtgtctggtccaaATGCTAAAGCTACTGGCCAAAATGCCACGTCAGcagaagctactggccacaatgccacgtcagcagaagctactggccacaatgccacgtcagcagaagctactggccacaatgccacgtcagcagaagctactggccacaatgccatGTCAAGTGTAAAGtccggccccggcgcctcagcagaagcaacaggccccagcgcctcagcagaagcaacaggccccggcgcctcagcagaagcaacaggccccggcgcctcagcagtaGCGTCCGGCCCCGGCACCTCAGCAGTagcaacaggccccggcgcctcagcagaagcgacagGCCCCCGCGCCTCGTCAGcagaagctactggccacaatgtcacgtcagcagaagctactggccacaatgccatGTCAAGTGTAAAGtccggccccggcgcctcagtagaagcaacaggccccggcgcctcagcg ACTGTGGGCCTGGAGTAA
- the LOC109886314 gene encoding uncharacterized protein DKFZp434B061-like, translated as MAVTFGLSLSVSWICCLLIGEITCFTLQGAYGHPTSTVAQVSVVSVPNAKATGHNSSANVTSGRNASAEATGPRASAEATGPRASAEATGPRASAEATGPRASAEATGPRASAEATGPRASAEATGPRASAEATGPRASAEATGPRASAEATGPRASAEATGPRASAEATGLEPTARPLTKLDREIIIWFAQLLNRLSPVTVTPFEAKVTEGKYVN; from the exons ATGGCTGTGACTTTTGGACTCTCTTTGAG tgtttcTTGGATTTGTTGCCTGCTAATTGGTGAGATAACGTGTTTTACCCTTCAAG GTGCTTATGGGCATCCTACCTCTACTGTAGCCCAAGTGAGTGTGGTGTCTGTTCCAAATGCTAAAGCTACTGGCCACAATAGCTCGGCAAATGTGACGTCGGGTCGAAATGCCTCGGCAGAAGCCACCGGCCcccgcgcctcagcagaagccaccggcccccgcgcctcagcagaagccaccggcccccgcgcctcagcagaagccaccggcccccgcgcctcagcagaagccaccggcccccgcgcctcagcagaagccaccggcccccgcgcctcagcagaagccaccggcccccgcgcctcagcagaagccaccggcccccgcgcctcagcagaagccaccggcccccgcgcctcagcagaagccaccggcccccgcgcctcagcagaagccaccggcccccgcgcctcagcagaagcgaccGGCCTTGAACCGACGGCCCGACCCCTCACCAAGCTAGATAGGGAGATCATAATTTGGTTTGCCCAACTCCTTAATCGTCTGTCCCCTGTTACTGTGACTCCTTTTGAAGCCAAGGTAACTGAGGGGAAATATGTCAACTAA